The DNA region AAATATCCACTCTGTCAAAGCTTGAGAAAGCAAAAAAAGTCGCTGTTCTCACACAGGAAGCTCAAGTTTCATTTGATTACACCGTGGAAGAAATCGTCAGTCTCGGTCGCTATCCCCATCAAAAGGGGCTGCTAAAGCAGCTTTCGAAAAAAGATTTGGATGTAATGAGAGAGGTGATGGAACTTACAAATACCCATCACTTTAAGACCACTCCCTTCCGGATGCTTAGTGGTGGCGAAAAGCAACGGGTGTTGTTGGCGAAAGCATTAGCGCAAGAGCCTGAAATATTACTATTAGATGAACCCACCAATCATCTTGATATCAAACATACCTTCCAAATGCTCGATTTACTTAAGGACCGACAGCAAAGTATGGGTTTAACCATCTTTGCTATCCTCCATGACTTAAATGTGGCATCGCTCTATGCCAATCGGATTGCCTTGCTTCATAATGGCAGCTTTTTAGAAGTTGGAAATGTAGACATATTAAGAAAAGCGGATCAATTAAGAAAGGTCTATGAGGTGGAGGTGACGCCTGGTTCACATCCAACGCTTCCAAAGCCACAGCTTCTTATGACACCAAGCTATACCAAATCTAGTTTTCCTTTAGATTTTGAAAATTCTTATCGGATTAAACAGACAAAGAACTATTTTCATATTCAATTTGAACAACCGTTACGAACCATATCCAATGGGGTAATCGGTGACGGAATTCAGTGGGTAAAGCATGTTTGTAATTTCCATGTGGATAGAAATTACAATGGATCAGAGCCAAAAAAGGATTTGCAATCCTGGATGACTGATTACTCTATTCCTTATGTGCAAGCAGTTGGTATGATGACGGCTGTCATGCTTGAGGATGTCGTTATTGTAAAAAAGGAAGTAGAAGGAATCCAGATGGTAGCAATTGTAACAGCAGGGGTAGGAAATGCTGTTGATATAACAAAGAGGTCATTTATAGATGCTGTCCAAACAGTTGGGACGATTAACACGATGGTATTCATCGATGCTCATTTTACGGATGGTGCCCTTGTAAACGGGTATATGTCTGCTACCGAAGCAAAAGTAAAAGCCTTGCACGATCTAAAGATAGTAGATCCAGAATCCCATACATTGGCTACAGGAACATCCACAGATTCCCTCGTAGTTGGCCTAACACAGCAAGGTGAAAAAACACCATACGCTGGATCTGGAACCATTGTAGGAAGAGGAATTGGCCAAATAGTCTATCAAGCAACACAGGAAGCTCTCAAAAAATATTTAAAAAGGGTTCATGAAGAAGGGTATCGTACTACCTCTGAAAGGGTAGGTGTTACGAGGTAAGCTATTATTTTTATGAAAAAGGTGGAGATGAGTGTGACAGAACGACGAATTGTAATCGCCGGCACGGGAAGCGGTGTCGGAAAGACAACCCTTACCATCGGATTAATGTCTGCCTTAAAAAAGTCGGGACTCACCGTCCAAGGATTTAAATGCGGACCTGACTATATCGATCCTTCCTACCATACAGCGGTAACCAATCGAGCTTCTCGTAATTTAGATAGCTGGATGCTCACACATGACAGAGTTTTGGATATTTTCACTCATGGAAGTCATGGTGCTGATATTTCAATAATCGAAGGAGTGATGGGCTTTTTTGATGGAAAAAATCCAGAAACAAATGAGGGAAGTACGGCTGAGATAAGTATGCTCACCAAAAGCCCCGTTTTGCTGGTGGTTAATTGTGAAAGTATGGCTCGAAGTGCAGCTGCTATTGTTAAGGGTTTTCAACTGTTTGCAGAAGGACCCAATATTGTCGGGGTCATTGCAAATAAAGTAGGGAGCGAAGGTCACTTTCAACTCGTAAAAAAGGCGATTGAACAGGAATGCCACGTTCCTGTTATCGGTTATTTGAAGAGGGAGCTAGAGATTGAGATCCCAGAAAGACATCTTGGTCTTATTCCTTCGATTGAAAGAGGAGAATTGGATCCGTTTTTTGATCAATTAGGTGAATTGGTCCGTGAGACAATAAATATAGATAAACTCCTTGAGTTAGCAACGGCTGAACCATTACTGGTGAACAATGAATCTTCAATTTTTCATACAAAGAAAGAAACTGTCGTCAAAATTGCCGTTGCAAAGGACCAAGCCTTTAATTTCTATTATCCTGAGAATCTAGAAATACTAGAAGCAAACGGTGCTGAAATCGTTTATTTTTCGCCACTGGAGGATGAAGAGTTACCTGAAGATGTAGATGGCCTTTATCTAGGCGGAGGCTTTCCGGAAGAATTCGCCCAGGTTCTGGAAGGGAATGTAATAGTAAAGCGTTCAGTGAAGAGGTTGATTGAAAGTGGAATTCCTACACTTGCAGAATGTGGAGGGTTCATGTACTTAACGGAGTCGATTGAAACGACGAAAGAGAAAAAGTACAAAATGGTCGGTGTCATTCCTGGGAGCGTCCGCATGCAGTCCCATTTAGCAGCTTTAGGGTACAGAGAGATTACTAGTCAAAATGACAATTTTCTTCTCAACAGCCTAACCGCAAGAGGGCATGAATTTCATTACTCCTCCTTTCAGGCTGCTAATGAGGATGTCCCGTATGCCTATGAAACGAAAGGGATGCGAGGAGTTAGTAAAGAAGGCTATATAATTAACAATGTAGTTGCCGGGTATACTCATTTTCACTTTGGTTCATGTCCTGAAATGGTCGAGAATTGGATTGAAAAATGCGTAGAGTATAAATCAACGAGGGGGTTAACAAGATGAGTCAACAGGTCTATTCCGTTCCAAAAGTAAATAAGGAAATCGGGAAACAAGTCTCTGACTATATCAATACATTAACAAAACCAGTAGGAAGTCTAGGAAGATTAGAGGAAATCGCGATTGAATTGGCTGAAATGAAAAATGAAGCCTTCCCAAGTATAGACCCTCCAGGTGTCCTTGTTTTTGCTGCTGATCATGGCATCACGGAAGAGGGGGTCTCCTCCTATCCGCAAGCCGTGACAGAGCAGATGGTACGTAACTTTTTAAGTGGCGGGGCAGGGATAAATGTTTTTAGTAGACAGATAGGTGCCTTCCTCAACATCATAGACATTGGGGTTGCCCAAGTTATTGAACATCCTAGTTTAATCAATCAAAAGATTCGATATGGTACGGCCAATTTTTATCGGGAGGATGCTATGACCCGTGAAGAGGCAGAAAACGCCATCGCCGTAGGCTATGAGCAAGGATTGGACATGTTAAACAAAGGTTGCCAATGTCTGATTCTAGGTGAGATGGGGATCGGAAACACGTCATCAAGTAGTGCGATCTTGGCTGTTCTTAGTAATAGCGACGTTGCTTCATTGGTTGGTAATGGAACGGGTATTTCACAAGAAACCTTGTTACATAAGGTAGATGTTATCAAGCAGTCACTTCAAGTAAGAAACCCCAATCCAGAGGACCCTATCGATATTATTAGTAAGGTTGGGGGACTGGAGATTGCCGGGATGGCAGGGGCCATGCTTGCTGCGGCAAGCTATCGAGTACCGATCCTTTTGGATGGATTTATTTGTACAATCGCAGGATTACTTGCCAAAGAGATTTCTCCGAATAGCGCTGATTATATGATTGTGACGCACCAATCCGTTGAACCAGGACATCAATTGGCGATTTCATTATTAGGCAAGAAACCAATCCTTGATTTGGGACTCAGACTAGGAGAAGGTACGGGTGCCGCGATTGCCTATCCGATTATTCAATCAGCTACATTGATGCTAAAAGAAATGGCCACATTTGATTCAGCAGGAATTTCAAATAAAAGTTAAACTACTTTCACAACTGCTTATTAAAGGACATTGTTGATTTAATAACTATGTTGATTGGAGCGCCTGGAGCGGAAATCAACAGGCAAGTTTAACAGAACTTTCACAAAACAGAGGAGGTCCATAATATGGGACAAGAAAGTGAGAAGAAAAAAGGCTTAACACTTGTGTATACAGGTCATGGAAAAGGGAAAACAACATCTGCCTTAGGATTAGCACTAAGAAGTGTAGGCAGAGGGTTTAACGTGAGGATTTTTCAGTTTATTAAATCACCTCAGCGTTCCTATGGAGAACAAATTGCATTGAAAAAACTGGGTGTTGAGATGGTCCAGCTTGGCATCGGCTTTACTTGGACTAAGACGCCAGAGGAGCATAGAGAAGCGTTAAGGATTGGCTGGCCAAAGGCAAAGGATGCTGTGATGAGCGGAGAATACGATTTAGTCATTTTAGATGAACTTAACAATGCCTTAGCGATTGACACCTTTCCCATCGACGATGTTTTGCCTTTAAAAGAAGTCCTTGAATTAATTAAAAATAAACCTCCCCATGTCCATCTCTGTATTACGGGAAGGGATGCGAAGCAGGAAATAAAAGAAATCGCGGATCTCGTTTCTGTGATTGAAGCGGAAAAGCATTACTACGATGAGGGTATACCTGCTGTAAAAGGGATCGAATTTTAAGGATGGTAGCAGTGTTGGTCTGCTAGCACCTGAGTGAAAAGTGAGGAGTTACTGTGTATGGAAAAGGCTGTGCCGCTAATGATTCAAGGTACCCATTCAGATGCTGGAAAGAGTGCGATTGTGACTGCTTTATGCCGGATATTTGTTCAGGATGGTTTTAAAACCGCTCCATTTAAATCACAAAACATGGCTTTGAATTCCTATATTACCTTGGATGGCAAAGAAATCGGTCGGGCCCAAGGAGTTCAGGCGGAGGCTGCTGGTATTATTGCGACAACCGATATGAATCCCATTTTAATAAAGCCAAGTGGAAACTACGAATCACAAATCGTTGTTCACGGGGAGCCCTTTAAAAACATGAAGGCTGGGGAATATCGAGAGGATTTTTTTCAACAAGGCTTAAAGTTAATTAGAGAATCCTATGATAAATTGTCTACTAGCTATGAGCGTATTGTCATTGAAGGAGCAGGTAGTCCTGCTGAGATTAATTTAAATGATCGTGAGCTTGTAAATATGCAAGTAGCACAAATTGCTAACGCACCGGTGATTCTAGTTGGGGATATTGAAAAAGGAGGAGTTTTTGCTAGTTTAGTTGGAACCTTACAGCTCCTAGAACCGGATGATCGACAAAGAGTCATCGGTGTCATCATTAATAAGTTCAGAGGGGATGTATCCCTATTACAGCCAGGATTAACTTGGTTTGAGGAATATACCGGGGTTCCGATTCTGGGAGTTGTCCCCTATATTGATGATCTATTTATTGAAGCAGAGGATTCCGTTGTTTTAGATAGCTATACGTCAAAAATGGATACTTCAAAGGACATAGATATTGCTGTCATCCGTCATCCAAGGATATCTAATTTTACCGATATCGATCCATTGTTCGAGGAAAAGGATTGTCATGTTCGTTTTGTTCGAAAAGCAGAAGAGGTAGGGAATCCGGATTTACTTATTTTACCTGGAAGTAAAAATACAATTGAGGATATGATGTTTTTACATAGATCAGGTTTAGCCAATCGAATCCTTGATTTAGCACAAACGGATACGATGATCGTTGGTATTTGTGGTGGCTATCAAATGTTAGGGACGAGCATCGAGGATAAGGAAAAAATTGAATCCTCCTACTTGGTGGCAGAGGGATTAGGACTGATACCAATGAAAACCCTGATGACTCAAAATAAGACAACGACCCACTCTGAAGGAATGGCTCGCTTTGGGGAGGAACAGATTCCAGTAACAGGATTTGAGATTCATATGGGTGAGTCATTTTATGAAGAAGAGTGTAGCCCTTTTATTCAGCTTTCAGATCGAAGCGAAGGAACAGTCACAGAGGACAAGCAACTAATTGGCACTTATTTTCACGGTATCTTTCATAATGATCAATTGCGAGAGGTTGTTCTTAATGAAATCAGGTCAAAAAAAAGGTTAGAACCGATTTATCATCGCGCCTCGTTTGCCCAGAAAAGGGAAGACGGCTTTGATTTATTAGCCAAAGTGGTTCGAGAAAACATTCAGTTGGAACGAATATATCAATTAATGACAGATTTCCAGCAAGGACAGAACCAATGAGTTTTTTACAGGATCCAGTATTTATCATAGTTGCTGCTATTCTAGTAGACTTGTGGATTGGAGACCCCCGACTGTTTCCACACCCTGTCATCCTAATGGGGAAACTGATTACATATTTAGAGAAAAGCTGGAATAACGGTGAAAATAGAAAAAGAAAAGGAATCGCTCTTACGATAACCGTCGTTTCCTTTGTTTTTGTTATCACCCAAGCTCTTCTCTTTCTCGTCTATCACTTGCATTGGGTTGTTGGTCTCTTGATCGAGATTTATCTAATTTCAACAACAATAGCGGCAAAAGGACTTTCGTCTGCCGCTAAAAGTGTCCTGCACCCTTTGGAAAAAGGGAATTTAGTCGAAGCCAGGAGCAAGCTAAGTATGATTGTCGGGCGTGATACGGAGAGCTTATCAGAGAGTGAAATGATAAGAGGAACAGTGGAGACGGTGGCCGAAAATACAGTCGATGGCATAACCGCACCATTATTCTGGGCAATCATTGGCGGAGCACCACTTGCGCTAGCTTACCGTGCCATTAATACATTAGATTCGATGGTGGGATATAAAAATGACAGATATATGGATTTTGGGTGGGCGTCAGCAAAACTTGACGATCTTGCTAATTGGCTACCTGCTAGAATCACTGCCTATTCGATGTGGCTTGCGGCCTTTGTCATAAAAGGATCAAAAATGAGAAATGGCTGGAAAATCACTTGGAGGGATGCTAGGAAACACCCAAGTCCAAATAGCGGATGGTCAGAGGCGATGGTAGCCGGCTTAATCGGAATCCAGTTAGGTGGAATAAATTATTATCGCGGGAAAAAGTCAGTAAGGGCAACAATGGGCGATCCATTAAGGGGGTTTTTGCTTTCTGATATCGAAAAAGCCATCGTATATATGCATGGAGGATGGATGGTATTTCTTGTTATCGGTATATGTTCCCTCCTATTGGTTAGATAGTTAAAATGAGGTGAAATGATGAAGTGGCCCAATCATGGTGGACAGTCAGAATCTATAAAACAACTTTTAGATATAAATTTAAATGAGGAATTACTCGATTTTAGTGCGAATTTAAACCCATTAGGTCCACCTTCCTGGTTAAAGGAGACATTAACGAATGTTTATGAGACCGTTACCCGTTATCCAGACCCGTCATATTCCAAAAGCAGCGCAGCAGTTGCGAATCATGAAGGGATCGAACAGGACAGCATCCTTTTAACAAATGGAGGAGCAGAGGCTATTTTCTTGGTCGCAAAATTTTTCGAAAAAGGAAAAGCCCTGATTGTTCAGCCAACTTTCGTGGAATATGAACGCGCGTGCAAGCACTACCATATCAAGGTGGAAGATGTTTTTTATGAGCAAACAAACGGATTTACCTTACCAATGCCCGTTATTCGAGAAAAGCTAAAGGAGAAGGATGTTATTTTCCTTTGTCGTCCCAATAACCCGACAGGGACGGTTATCGCTGTAAAGGATTTGCAGCTGTTGGTAACGGAAGGTAAAAAAACAGGTACATATGTAGTGGTGGATGAAGCCTTTGTCGATTTTCTGCCAGCCTCCACTCCCAGCCTATCGACATGGTTAGCTTCTTACCCAAATTTAATATTATTACGTTCGTTAACAAAAATGTATACCATCCCTGGGCTAAGAATTGGCTATCTGATGGCACATCCAACCATCATACGCGTTTTGAAAAATGAACAAATTCCATGGAGTATAAACTCGCTAGTGGATGCTGTTGTTCCAAAACTACTAGAAGATCGACACTTTGTCGAGAATACAAAAGTGTGGCTTCGTGAACAATCCGAGTACTTATTTGAGGTGTTACAAACAATGGATTTTTATCTTTCCCCGACACAGGTAAACTTTTACCTTTTACAAGATAAGAAGGAACCAAACCGAACAGAGGAGCTTTTTTATTTTTTAGTAAAACACGGAATCTTACCACGACATTCGCAAAATTTTAAAGGTCTAAAGGGGGAGTTCCTACGGTTTGCGATCAGGTCAAAGGAAGAGAATCAACGATTGGTAGCTATTCTCCAAAAGTGGAGAGAGGAATCATGATTATCTTTATATCTGGTGGTGCGCGGTCTGGTAAAAGTCATTTTTCCGAGCAAACGGCTCTTTCATTATATAACCAAGGCAACGAGGAGAATCAAAGAGGTTCTCTTTATTACATTGCTACTGCGAAAAAAAGTGATGAGGAGATGGTCGAACGCATTGAAATTCATCAGCAAGACAGAGGAAAGGTATGGAAAACGATTGAAGAGTCCTTTGATCTTGAACGGATTCTTTCAACCTGCAAAAAACAGGATGTTATTCTCATAGATTGTTTAACCATATGGTTAAGTAATGTCTTGTTTGAGTGGGAATACAGTTTAGAAAAGGCGGAAATGGCCGTCAACGGCTGGTTAAGCCTGGCACGTGAAAGGGAATTTCACTTGTTAATTGTTTCCAATGATGTGAATGAAGGGATTCCCTTTTCGGATGAAGTGGTGCTTACCTATATCTATTCTTTACAGCGCCTGCATCAAACGATTGTCGAGCAATCAGAGCTAGTAGTGGAGGTTCAGGCAGGGATTTCAACTTATTGGAAGGGGGATAGGTGATGAAGCAAATAGGCTTTGGCTTTATACTTGCTATCCAATTTCTGACACGGATCCCCATTCCCCTTCAAAGCCCTTGGAATAAAACGACAAGTAGATGGGCAATCAGAAGTTATCCGCTTGTCGGAGCGGTACTTGGCTCCATCCTCACTGCTATTGCATGGTCACTAGAATCCTATCTTCCTTTAGCTGTTATGACCTTTCTTATTCTTTCCTTATGGGTATGGTTAACAGGGGGACTCCACCTAGATGGCTGGATGGATGTCGCAGATTCAGTAGGCTCAAATGCTCCGCTTGAAAGAAAGTGGGAGATTATGAAAGATTCCCATGTAGGAAGCTTTGGAGTTATTGCCCTCCTGTTTTTACTAGCATGGAAGACGCTGATAATTTATTTTTTGTTACAATCAGTTATTCCTCTGTATTCGTTTATTTTCATTCTCGCTTTTTCCCGGTTAGGAGCGGTTGTTTTAATGATTAATCTACCTACTGCAAAGCAACAGGGCTTGGCATGGGAATGGAAGAGGAATGTAAATCAAAAGGATTGTTTGTATGCCGTTATTTCAGTATTGGTCCCATTATGCTTCTTTCGTGACCTCCTCTTTTTACTGCCAGGTTACATTTTATTTATTGGAATATTTGGAGCGTGGGTAAAACAACTATTTAAAGGATCAAATGGAGATTTAATAGGTACAGCAATTGAGGGAGGCGAATTATGGGGACTTGCGTTGACATGGATTTATTTCTCGTTCGTCATGGGATAACCGATTGGAATCAGCAGAAAAGGTATTTAGGACATACGGATCGAAGCATAATAAATAGCGAACTCGATCAGCTTGAAAAGCTTCAAAAAGAGTTGACGGCACAACGTTTTGACCATGCCTTTACAAGTGATTTACGTCGTTGTCAGGAAACCTTAGCATATTTAAACATTCCCGCACCCATTTCTGTCGATGCTAGATTACGAGAATTAAACTTTGGCGACTGGGAGGGAAAAACGTACAACGAGTTAAAAGACGAGAAAACGTATCAGGATTGGCTTGATAATTGGGAGCACGGCTCGATACCAAATGGAGAGTCATCTGATGCATTCAAAAACAGATTGGATTCCTTTTTGCAGGACTTATTTAAACAGAGTATGGAAACCACTCCACATGGGAAAAAGCAATTTCTACTAATGACCCATGGTGGCGTTATCCGCTATCTTGTCTCGCGGTTTGTACCGTCGATGTCTTTTTGGGATCTATCCGTTTCCCATGG from Neobacillus sp. FSL H8-0543 includes:
- a CDS encoding adenosylcobinamide amidohydrolase, translating into MINVQGLKGGHTYPPIINGVDVEIEQGEFFALLGPNGSGKTTLFKLITGQLPITEGKISLSGKEISTLSKLEKAKKVAVLTQEAQVSFDYTVEEIVSLGRYPHQKGLLKQLSKKDLDVMREVMELTNTHHFKTTPFRMLSGGEKQRVLLAKALAQEPEILLLDEPTNHLDIKHTFQMLDLLKDRQQSMGLTIFAILHDLNVASLYANRIALLHNGSFLEVGNVDILRKADQLRKVYEVEVTPGSHPTLPKPQLLMTPSYTKSSFPLDFENSYRIKQTKNYFHIQFEQPLRTISNGVIGDGIQWVKHVCNFHVDRNYNGSEPKKDLQSWMTDYSIPYVQAVGMMTAVMLEDVVIVKKEVEGIQMVAIVTAGVGNAVDITKRSFIDAVQTVGTINTMVFIDAHFTDGALVNGYMSATEAKVKALHDLKIVDPESHTLATGTSTDSLVVGLTQQGEKTPYAGSGTIVGRGIGQIVYQATQEALKKYLKRVHEEGYRTTSERVGVTR
- a CDS encoding cobyrinate a,c-diamide synthase, whose translation is MTERRIVIAGTGSGVGKTTLTIGLMSALKKSGLTVQGFKCGPDYIDPSYHTAVTNRASRNLDSWMLTHDRVLDIFTHGSHGADISIIEGVMGFFDGKNPETNEGSTAEISMLTKSPVLLVVNCESMARSAAAIVKGFQLFAEGPNIVGVIANKVGSEGHFQLVKKAIEQECHVPVIGYLKRELEIEIPERHLGLIPSIERGELDPFFDQLGELVRETINIDKLLELATAEPLLVNNESSIFHTKKETVVKIAVAKDQAFNFYYPENLEILEANGAEIVYFSPLEDEELPEDVDGLYLGGGFPEEFAQVLEGNVIVKRSVKRLIESGIPTLAECGGFMYLTESIETTKEKKYKMVGVIPGSVRMQSHLAALGYREITSQNDNFLLNSLTARGHEFHYSSFQAANEDVPYAYETKGMRGVSKEGYIINNVVAGYTHFHFGSCPEMVENWIEKCVEYKSTRGLTR
- the cobT gene encoding nicotinate-nucleotide--dimethylbenzimidazole phosphoribosyltransferase, with amino-acid sequence MSQQVYSVPKVNKEIGKQVSDYINTLTKPVGSLGRLEEIAIELAEMKNEAFPSIDPPGVLVFAADHGITEEGVSSYPQAVTEQMVRNFLSGGAGINVFSRQIGAFLNIIDIGVAQVIEHPSLINQKIRYGTANFYREDAMTREEAENAIAVGYEQGLDMLNKGCQCLILGEMGIGNTSSSSAILAVLSNSDVASLVGNGTGISQETLLHKVDVIKQSLQVRNPNPEDPIDIISKVGGLEIAGMAGAMLAAASYRVPILLDGFICTIAGLLAKEISPNSADYMIVTHQSVEPGHQLAISLLGKKPILDLGLRLGEGTGAAIAYPIIQSATLMLKEMATFDSAGISNKS
- a CDS encoding cob(I)yrinic acid a,c-diamide adenosyltransferase; this translates as MGQESEKKKGLTLVYTGHGKGKTTSALGLALRSVGRGFNVRIFQFIKSPQRSYGEQIALKKLGVEMVQLGIGFTWTKTPEEHREALRIGWPKAKDAVMSGEYDLVILDELNNALAIDTFPIDDVLPLKEVLELIKNKPPHVHLCITGRDAKQEIKEIADLVSVIEAEKHYYDEGIPAVKGIEF
- a CDS encoding cobyric acid synthase; its protein translation is MEKAVPLMIQGTHSDAGKSAIVTALCRIFVQDGFKTAPFKSQNMALNSYITLDGKEIGRAQGVQAEAAGIIATTDMNPILIKPSGNYESQIVVHGEPFKNMKAGEYREDFFQQGLKLIRESYDKLSTSYERIVIEGAGSPAEINLNDRELVNMQVAQIANAPVILVGDIEKGGVFASLVGTLQLLEPDDRQRVIGVIINKFRGDVSLLQPGLTWFEEYTGVPILGVVPYIDDLFIEAEDSVVLDSYTSKMDTSKDIDIAVIRHPRISNFTDIDPLFEEKDCHVRFVRKAEEVGNPDLLILPGSKNTIEDMMFLHRSGLANRILDLAQTDTMIVGICGGYQMLGTSIEDKEKIESSYLVAEGLGLIPMKTLMTQNKTTTHSEGMARFGEEQIPVTGFEIHMGESFYEEECSPFIQLSDRSEGTVTEDKQLIGTYFHGIFHNDQLREVVLNEIRSKKRLEPIYHRASFAQKREDGFDLLAKVVRENIQLERIYQLMTDFQQGQNQ
- the cbiB gene encoding adenosylcobinamide-phosphate synthase CbiB → MSFLQDPVFIIVAAILVDLWIGDPRLFPHPVILMGKLITYLEKSWNNGENRKRKGIALTITVVSFVFVITQALLFLVYHLHWVVGLLIEIYLISTTIAAKGLSSAAKSVLHPLEKGNLVEARSKLSMIVGRDTESLSESEMIRGTVETVAENTVDGITAPLFWAIIGGAPLALAYRAINTLDSMVGYKNDRYMDFGWASAKLDDLANWLPARITAYSMWLAAFVIKGSKMRNGWKITWRDARKHPSPNSGWSEAMVAGLIGIQLGGINYYRGKKSVRATMGDPLRGFLLSDIEKAIVYMHGGWMVFLVIGICSLLLVR
- the cobD gene encoding threonine-phosphate decarboxylase CobD, which translates into the protein MMKWPNHGGQSESIKQLLDINLNEELLDFSANLNPLGPPSWLKETLTNVYETVTRYPDPSYSKSSAAVANHEGIEQDSILLTNGGAEAIFLVAKFFEKGKALIVQPTFVEYERACKHYHIKVEDVFYEQTNGFTLPMPVIREKLKEKDVIFLCRPNNPTGTVIAVKDLQLLVTEGKKTGTYVVVDEAFVDFLPASTPSLSTWLASYPNLILLRSLTKMYTIPGLRIGYLMAHPTIIRVLKNEQIPWSINSLVDAVVPKLLEDRHFVENTKVWLREQSEYLFEVLQTMDFYLSPTQVNFYLLQDKKEPNRTEELFYFLVKHGILPRHSQNFKGLKGEFLRFAIRSKEENQRLVAILQKWREES
- a CDS encoding bifunctional adenosylcobinamide kinase/adenosylcobinamide-phosphate guanylyltransferase, which produces MIIFISGGARSGKSHFSEQTALSLYNQGNEENQRGSLYYIATAKKSDEEMVERIEIHQQDRGKVWKTIEESFDLERILSTCKKQDVILIDCLTIWLSNVLFEWEYSLEKAEMAVNGWLSLAREREFHLLIVSNDVNEGIPFSDEVVLTYIYSLQRLHQTIVEQSELVVEVQAGISTYWKGDR
- the cobS gene encoding adenosylcobinamide-GDP ribazoletransferase translates to MKQIGFGFILAIQFLTRIPIPLQSPWNKTTSRWAIRSYPLVGAVLGSILTAIAWSLESYLPLAVMTFLILSLWVWLTGGLHLDGWMDVADSVGSNAPLERKWEIMKDSHVGSFGVIALLFLLAWKTLIIYFLLQSVIPLYSFIFILAFSRLGAVVLMINLPTAKQQGLAWEWKRNVNQKDCLYAVISVLVPLCFFRDLLFLLPGYILFIGIFGAWVKQLFKGSNGDLIGTAIEGGELWGLALTWIYFSFVMG
- a CDS encoding histidine phosphatase family protein; this translates as MGTCVDMDLFLVRHGITDWNQQKRYLGHTDRSIINSELDQLEKLQKELTAQRFDHAFTSDLRRCQETLAYLNIPAPISVDARLRELNFGDWEGKTYNELKDEKTYQDWLDNWEHGSIPNGESSDAFKNRLDSFLQDLFKQSMETTPHGKKQFLLMTHGGVIRYLVSRFVPSMSFWDLSVSHGQGIRLTLLRQKEEWVCNSLLAVPSQEKGK